In Daucus carota subsp. sativus chromosome 4, DH1 v3.0, whole genome shotgun sequence, one DNA window encodes the following:
- the LOC108216434 gene encoding cleavage stimulating factor 64, with protein MAETQLGGVEISEGIAGMSKNELYHIMSQMKALIEKNQKQARDILVSSPSLTRNLFQAQIMLGMVKPAEVIQGIPQASQNSREPSKSSQQSDVEATSTKDGQVDVEDQRSACEAQDTTIKPQQKQTIMPLPSSATPSLSVQSQTQPSHPLQSWQQPMEHVSFEATAVSLSQPPQVQNFHPAIQAATHHTPTQSQQPLHISGISHMQLQPPSQPQQISPFNPAFCHQTHSQMGLNGGLQQPGAPQMHHARPMFHSGHQHLATMGPLLSQGHPIPTHQPTSYQGGTPHIRTEINQVQADRGPPWITGARDPTGTPLLPGIPHYGFQIGTGSHPPRPQPLSPGMETALLQQVMSLTPQQINLLPADQRNQVLQLQMALRQ; from the exons ATGGCGGAGACGCAGCTCGGCGGCGTGGAAATATCGGAAGGCATTGCCGGAATGTCTAAAAATGAGCTTTACCACATCATGTCTCAGATGAAG GCATTGATTGAAAAAAATCAGAAACAAGCCAGAGACATTCTTGTTTCTAGTCCTTCATTAACTCGCAATCTCTTTCAG GCACAGATAATGCTTGGAATGGTAAAGCCTGCTGAAGTG ATTCAAGGCATTCCACAAGCATCACAGAATTCTCGGGAACCATCAAAATCATCTCAGCAATCTGATGTCGAGGCAACTTCAACAAAAGATGGTCAAGTTGATGTAGAGGATCAAAGAAGTGCATGCGAGGCACAAGATACTACAATTAAACCACAACAAAAACAAACTATAATGCCATTGCCATCCTCTGCTACTCCTTCTTTAAGCGTTCAATCCCAAACTCAACCATCACATCCTTTACAATCATGGCAGCAGCCTATGGAGCATGTAAGTTTTGAAGCAACAGCAGTATCGCTATCGCAACCCCCTCAGGTTCAAAATTTCCATCCTGCAATTCAAGCGGCTACACATCACACCCCAACTCAGTCACAACAACCATTACACATTAGTGGTATATCCCACATGCAGCTCCAACCACCATCGCAACCACAACAAATATCACCTTTCAATCCAGCATTTTGTCATCAAACTCACTCTCAAATGGGACTAAATGGAGGTTTGCAGCAACCTGGTGCACCTCAGATGCATCATGCACGACCCATGTTTCAT TCAGGGCATCAACATCTGGCTACCATGGGGCCTTTGCTTTCTCAGGGACATCCAATACCTACTCACCAACCAACTTCATACCAG GGAGGAACTCCACATATACGGACGGAAATTAATCAAGTGCAAGCAGATAGAGGACCTCCTTGGATAACTGGCGCAAGGGACCCAACAGGAACACCACTTTTACCAGGAATTCCGCATTATGGCTTCCAGATTGGTACTGGCAGTCACCCACCTCGTCCCCAACCG CTAAGTCCTGGCATGGAAACAGCACTACTTCAGCAGGTCATGAGCCTGACACCTCAGCAAATTAATCTCCTCCCTGCAGACCAAAGAAATCAGGTGCTTCAGCTCCAGATGGCACTGCGCCAGTGA
- the LOC108216327 gene encoding uncharacterized protein LOC108216327 has product MMNRCVYVDNSEGFGSSGDYLMMTRNGSSGVVCPKPRRVSLFNLSSYQVENCDSGAGSELLDLFLNKGSYGVENSNHQLASSPPFFMGSPPSRASNPVVQDVHFGNTTSGSFSPISETSPSSQHNNGGCARAKFGQKPAAVRIEGFNCRGNNCSISVVA; this is encoded by the exons ATGATGAACAGATGTGTATATGTTGATAACAGTGAAGGGTTTGGTTCTTCTGGGGATTATTTGATGATGACGAGAAATGGTTCCAGTGGTGTTGTTTGTCCTAAGCCTAGGCGTGTTAGTCTCTTCAATTTGTCGAG TTATCAAGTGGAAAATTGTGACTCAGGAGCTGGGTCAGAGCTTCTGGACTTGTTTCTCAACAag GGAAGCTATGGCGTTGAAAATAGCAATCATCAGCTAGCTTCCTCGCCGCCGTTTTTCATGGGATCACCACCAAGTCGGGCATCGAACCCAGTGGTCCAAGATGTTCACTTTGGGAATACCACGTCCGGTTCATTTTCGCCAATTTCTGAAACCTCACCATCATCCCAGCATAATAACGGGGGATGTGCTCGAGCCAAATTTGGGCAAAAGCCAGCTGCAGTTAGGATCGAAGGTTTTAACTGTCGCGGAAACAACTGCAGCATTTCTGTTGTAGCATAG